cagagctattgataagagcaaacctgttaaagaaacatgcgtgaacatacctgctgtgccattggagtttcgattggatccttcaatttaaaaataagtttgtatgagtaaataaagtgatacaagagcaagttaaaaaaggcgcgcctaagcgagcgcttaagcgcgcctaggctctaggcgttggcaaaacgcattgcgcataactacgcttaatctgtgcataactgcgcataagcatgcgctttggtcagtaaagcgcaaggcggtcgcaaaacgcacaattaacgcctagcgcttttttgaactatgatagcaatggaatcttaaattagaacagttgttcttcaggtttaggcacttgttctacatgaacagagtacagtaagacgcaagaatataatacttaaaaatagaaaatgagctcatagaccttaccacattcttggctcgggaccagtacagaacaaggcgttcccagtcatcatcTAGTAAATGTGTTTTAGGataacgtaagggaatttgatgagtttctttgccggtgaagtacgttttcttcaggtaattccgatacttcCACCAAGCaatcttgaagatagcagaggtattagcacaggttacctcattgtgagtttccaaatcggtccttctctatagagaaaaatgggaaaatttgctatattataaccatcatggaggtaggatgtatgggacgaagcaaagtaattgccatgaataacattacttatacagaactcctggacaaacacctgcaactggcattttccttcatcttcagtataatatttccaagatgggaagatacgcacatacgatttaacaacatcaaattcgatagatgctaaactatgactacctggttgtgcttcctccacaggaataggcgtactaactggtggagttggggttcgccgtgatagtactggccctttgggcactggagctgccgtactaactgctcttgtttgggagctctgtggtggagatggtgttgtgtcaacaggaactgggttactatcggctggggttggggttagattgggtgaagctggttctctgtccatcgcagtaggggtacaatctgcgagagtttgggttatgtgtggtagggctggttcttgtgcatgtacaaccagggtgctatctccaccaagaggtagcactgtttaatttgaagaccgtgtttttagtccactagatactggcatcacccgctccaattcaaatggctgataaacaggaaacatagttgaatgtacagacattgtatgagagacagatgcaatagatagtgtggaaaaaagagggcatgaaatagttgacatgtatattgtttaactaaaatggatagcatgacataatttcacatatatgatgtctatctaaactggatagcatagcataacataattcaaagatatgatgaataactaaacaggatcgcatgacataattcacctacatgttatctaagtaatcaggatcgcatcatttaattcacatatgcgATTTATATGATAAACaaagggcattcgatatgatgtctgaactaagaacatggtgttgaatattgtgtatatgatgtctaaactatgcaatgcaagacaccgtatgcatgatatgagcagtataaccgtgccaagttagagcatacaccttagtgggggaataggactggtcatctgtctctgaatccatctctgaggagctaccgggacccaacaagagatctgcttcgacaggtagcactatctgctctgaaggccttgttttcactctagatttttccatctcccacccaaatggctgattcacaggaagagtagtttaatgtataaacattgtcgacaaatggaaatgtaatgaagaaaaggatgggcaagatatcattcaaatatatgatgtctggttaaacaggatggcattgcacatttcacatatattatggctggctaaaagacatgagactgcataattcccatatatgatatagaaactaaacaggtggcattacagaacatgtctaaactaagcagatgacatatatgatgtcaaaagtaggcactgcaaggcaacatatgcatgatatgactaacatcatcataccaaggtagagcaaacaccttgggtggtaaataggagtggtcagcggcgtctgaatccgcctcagaacagatatcttcctctggattacaatctggagaggggtggggagggtttgccattgaacccaccatggagcgatgtctgcatgacattatattgccgcgcaaaactcttctctttttctctacatgttcagcatgattgtgtacaatatctgacatgcatacgaaaaaaatatggtgagattatgtaaggagagcatgcagaaatttagagtgatggtaacaacgaGTGGGTCGACGTTTTTccattgaaccaaaatagccctaacggatcgacgtgaatgtatagtaataagtgatgcaacaagtgtacaacctctttgtcgtagccgtgtcgacctcagcatcattgggttggtcgctgaagcagttgaggcagaggtggctgtcggaggtgtggaggaagatctgcgGAATCTGTAGACGGTGTCCAGgccactgctctgttgtgatggatcgttctgtcgttggagcagctccggtgagccgtaagacgtcaaggctgaagcagcacaagacagacatcgtcaatctcaagtgggattctaatagcatctccaatagatgatgtaaaatggatgtaaaatttacatcaccaaaaaccacctgactacaacagatgaggtaaaaactgttgactctgaacttaactgtcgaaactgaaatttactgtggaatctgaatgctactgtcaaaactgaacacaatggtagcagagaggcacttgacatgtagtttagggagggcctgcaccctgcggttcatcttcaacctgcaccccgctgagccgccagccaccaccggccgaaccgccggccccagcgccgcctcgccgccccgaaacaactcgccaccgccgcctcggccagccctctaggccccccgccgcCCACCCTGAatcctaagatagatagtggggtacctctccggcgaggcCCCATCcctgctgcgggtggttcttccttaactccggcgagcccccccaacccttgaaaatcgactgacccaaaagtcgattcagtcgactgaagtgtggcttaatcggagcagagcagcagcacgagcgagggggagagcagcagcagcagctgggcgagcgagcgagagacggagcagcagcaacagatccggctggtatggacaccgccgccgaaggggcctcgcactgggggagagccgccgtggagatgtcgcccgtggcgccggcttcaaggtagccgctccatgggggtgcgggatggagcaccgtcggcgccgggaggtcgagttaaggagaaggtgcgatgcgatgagtgtacaacctctttggtggcgccgagtaggcctcggctttgtccgaggagtcggtgaggatgttgcggttccggtggagcaggttaaggcggcatTGTGGGGATGgagagcagccgcgatagacgaggcgatcgtcggggCAGCGCCTTGGAGGTGGAGGTTGGGGCGGCTGAAACGGCGGGACGGcaagatggacgacggatcctcatcggggaggtggacgagggacgtcgagctgttgcggtggacgacgtcatcggggaagaggctccggctgggcagcggtgaggtggcggacggaggagggtggggttttgtgctggagcggagaggttatggtggcctgggatttcgaatggcaaaaagggggagatgggagggggtgaagcatgacttagggacgcgcttgtccaaagtgtagggtgtgttacaaaagtaccccccaccgatttgaactagcggccctttcggctcagggttagaagggggatttcgcgtgtcgggatttggcagctggagggagttttcgcgtgcgttctaatttcaggatagcaaggggcgggttgtgaaggcgccagttttgggagcacgatatctgaattttcgggatataacaagacgcgggttgaattttagggacaagcctaacgtgtagtaatattgtacttgtacgtagcaaatcaattcacacttccctcaaccaaaaagaaaatgaaaaaaataaaacttttcacaccacacaaagagagtcttgccccgttttactatacaaatgctattcaaagctactccctccttccatctatatagggcctaatacttttttgatgctaactttgaccaaatattagagcaacgatatatgacatgcaacttacacaaagcacaccgttaaattcgtctgtgaaaagttctttcaatgatataattttcacattgtgcatgtcatgtactattaatcttgtcaatagtcaaaggcggtcttaaaaatctcattatgccctatatagatggaaggagggagtatgaacccatgttatgtccgattaaattttttcgcttgctgtataatgcatgtaacctactcataccaacattttagtgcattccaaatgtctatactaccgctgcaattcgaactaaatttgaattcgtttctctatttcaataagaatctacaatcatgattgttgccaacttcaaccatcatagtttccttgctatccgccagatataaatcgaacggcctataatgcaggatggcaggcacaccatcatcaacaactccatttttttataagagtagagataaaatatattaaatgtagtataacatgttcatagccacaccatgtgtatcaccgttatatatattcacacatgcgtcggtttaaaacactatgataaattcttcaaatatccgaattcgctttttataaagaagtatatatgatctctattcatcttttacacccacacaaccctcttatctttgtagctagcactatctttctcttgtgcatgcacacgcccgcatccctctcaccctctctcagcattctctagctccatcacgcaaattcgtcttttcactttaggtcgttcacccacgatgtgtctaggccccccagctcctttacggcacacatcgatctatatgcctctctagccaggtgtgcctagcacaaacacaagcttcccctcttctcttgtcaccgtccatgcctcactcccaccactcttttcatcgttctcgtactcgcacactccttccccctcgatatagtatgcctatCATACcatcctagatgcatccctctctctctatccttctcctcatgcctcatttgcttctaacacacacatgcatgtataccgatcgatctcccaacatatacctagatcgactttaactacccccccatcgattgacgtacctcacaagttatgtctttcctttctctaacaaagggcgattgatcttcctatgtagttatgtctgcttaccacagccacatcgtcccccctcatcattcgtgcatgcctcctgacccgtctctcacacgcacgtgcacagacaacaagcagccatctcctctcttattgatattgcgggcgtgccctccatttgtctagcaagcctatcccaccatttgttagaagcaactccactaccaccccctccaacactctagctctgtctctctcccaaccttattcctctcctgcacatatgaatggatgccgatcgatctcccttaatacatgaggcagatcgatctccttaatacatgaggtgggcctctctcctcctccacacatatagcagccattgtacctctatagttaattgggcctccctcttcccccaccacacaccgatagtcgagcgctgcaggtaggaaTCCATGCCGCAGatacaaactgcacatgtcccctctcacgttccagtaggccagccactctatatctttgacgtgggcacacacaaattcgatggcactctttatcgatcgcgcgcacacacacacacacacacatcattcctctcttcgattctatggacacctcaagtcgatgatacctccactctcttctcgtggatcgccccctctatatatatgttatatctaggactctatttcacacacattgcatatgttacattttttgattgaccccccccccaaaaaactctcaagaacccacacactatatctctctaggtttgtatctctctcacacaaccccacgtaggtggtgtacgtatacaagaagagaataggtgcaccgtgcatgtactcacgcttcgtgcccagccacacccgcgcgggtacacggtggagctcatttctttacgaaatggcagcccacgtgctaatttgaacgcctgtagcggttgtttacctagggaggtcgtgtaccacgcgtgcacgaaacaaagtttgacttgacgcgttgccgcgttatttttaaataaatttatagcgctcaatggcacgtacacagtatataaaacgatttttatggagaaaaaggtagtccgctcactatatacaatggagcctgcctgcctagtttgtctctcttcagagtatctcacacaaggctgtggtggcctctctctctctcaccgttggtcactgatccggccgcatcccgtccgccgggggaaagggagtgcggtggcctctctctctctcaccgttggtcactgatccggttGCATCCCGTCcaccgggggaaagggaggaagtgcatcgtttctccgttcgacggcgccgaggcaacacgtcccgatctgcagtacacgccgttctctctgaccaagctccggcgcggaagggcctacgccacctgctcgcagattccgcccgccgtcgctcacctagttacatcccgacgacctcctgGTATCCCCTCCGGGCTTGCTCCAccgcccgtcttcccacgtcgctgcatgtggatcttccatagttctttgcccaaaacgtagctcgtccggcgtactttccatattgcattctcgtcctcacagcGTTTTAGacaacacaaccgtgttgttatcttcccttaggacaaggaatatgcttcttttttgtcgtcgcatgtgtcatcaactgttattggccagtaattgtttcctttctacctcttttttgcaaacagggctatccatttcacctcgttgctattgcaaccttttggtgaactgcacaaatcactttgttcttaagagtgttttgtgcagttgtactaaaatgtcacacgggcaacgtctctacatttcagtgcgactgcacaaagggagattggttttgctctatcctcctcatccaactccaagcctaatcttctccaactagttagtcttaagagagactgcaaaggtgaccggcttctatttgtgtgtttattgtttcatcagcagtcctctattatcgtaatcacacttaatatctttggaacagggacgctcagctctattttagtggaactgcacaaaatgatcggaatgttgcatgctccagacagctacttttttttcccaacatgccttgttgatttagacagagctgcggggacgttgctgccaatgaaagcatggatcaattttaatttaacaccttctcacaactctgtcttcagttgtgatgtaattattagctctgatctgctaataattgacatgcattagcaaggaagttagttttttattgtttccgaaagagcatcgatggcaagacacgcaaaacaaaagctgaaagctcacaccattgtacaatttcatgtcgctggaaaattatttgtatagtacgtcaattatgtaaacaaatgatggaagcttgatagcattgccagaagcctcttcatcatccgggtctatgtgccatgcacaaaattatactccttcgttcctaaatatttgtctttttacaaatttcaaacgggcatattttagagtgtagattcactcattttgcttcgtatgtgtactccctccgttcctaaatattctattcgtctttctagagatttcaacaagtgactacatacggagcaaaatgagtgaatctacactctaaaatatgtctatatactccctcctttcctgtttataaggctcaattcaaaaatctcaccaatcaaggtagatggtgagtggtggaatactttttgtagtttgcaaaagcacccaattaatgctcttgttttcctcaaaaaagaatatttaccaatgcattaattgcaatgcatgcgtgattataaaggtgctctacaggtgtttttgatggtacttgttgagttggcatagatcaagattaggatttgtcactccgattgtcggagaggtatctctgggctctctcgataatgcacatcacaatgtgactaatgagttagttacgggatgcttcattacggaacgagtaaagagacttgccggtaacgagattgagctaggtattgagataccgacgattgaatctcgggcaagtaacataccgatgacaaagggaacaatgtatgttgttatgcggtttcaccgataaatatcttcgtagaatatgtgggagccaatatgagcatccaggttccgctattggttattgaccagagacgtgtctcggtcatgtctacatagttctcgaacccgtagggtccgcacgcttaaagttctgtgacgatcggtattatgagtttatgtgttttgatgtaccgaaggtagttcggaatcccggatatgatcacggacatgacgaggagtctctaaatggtcgagacataaagatcgatatattggacgactatatttggagaccggaatggttccgggtgagatcgggaatatagcggagcaccgggaggttatcggaaccctccgggaggtatatgggccttattgggctttagtggaaaggaggggaaaggagcaagggaggggccacccccccaagcccaatccgaattgggaagggggccggccccccctttccttcctccctccttcctcttccttccctctcctactccaagttggaaggggggaatcctactcccggtgggagtaggactccccatggcgcgccctagagagggtcggccatccccctcctccactcctttatatacgggggcagggggcgcctctagacacacaagttgatctgttgatctctcccaaccgtgtgtggtgcccccctccacaataatccacctcggtcatatcgtagcggtgcttaggcgaagccctgcgtcggtaacttcatcaacaccgtcatcacgccgtcgtgctgacggaactctcccttgaagctctgctggatcggagttcgtgggacgtcatcgagttgaacgtgtgctgaactcggaggtgccgtgtgttcggtacttggatcggtcggatcgtaaagacgtacgactacatcaaccgcgttgttctaacgcttccgctttcggtctacgagggtacgtggacacactctcccctctcgttgctatgcatcaccatgatcttgcgtgtgcgtaggattttttttgaaattactacgtttcccaacacttaatatcccttagtttccttatggatcccgctgccacgggagggtaggacaaaagatgtcatgcaagttcttttcataagcacgtatgactatttatggaatacatgcctacattatatttatgaactgaagctagttttgtatcgccctaggttatgactgttatatgatgaatatcatccaacgaatcatccgatccaatgcctacgagtttttcacatattgttcttgctaagttactaccgATGCTGCTACTGTCACAACTGCTACAAAATTATTGTTATCACTCTTATCGTTACTATTACTGTTACCACttctatcaaaactatcatattactgtgctactgatcactttgctgcaggtaattaatctccaggtgtggttgaattgataactcagctgctaatacttgcaaatattttttggctccccttgtgtcgaatctataaatttgggttgaatactctatcctcgaaaactgttgcgatcccctatacttgtgggttatcatcggTTGTTCTCCACGCAGCGGCCGCGGTCGCTCACGGGCACTGGAGGGATCGGCACGGGGTCGGCGGAGAGGTGCCAGTTGTATGGCAGGTGGACATCTCCCCACGGTAATGGCGTCGCCGTCTCCCAGTAACGATGACAGGCATCGACGTGGATGTACGGCATGTCGCGATGCCCGGCCGCCGGAAAGCTGGCGGAGCAGGTGGTGCGGGCGGTGCGGACCTGTTGGAGCGGCGTCGGCTAGAGGATGAGTCGGCCTCCTGGTCGTGCTTCCCCTTGCCGATCCAATGCCAGCCCATGGCACCGGCGGGGAGGTGGGCGAGTGGGGTGCAAcggcggtggctagggtttgctGGTGTCGGGGCTCGAGGAGGCAGGTCGGCCAGGAAGTGGAAGCTGTGGACTGGCCGGTCCACGGCTTCCACATTAAGAAGGACGCCGACCCTCCGCCCGTGTAGATGACAGTCAGGGCCCGTCGCGCGTGCGAATTAATTTTGGACGGTGAAGGTAGGTGAACGGCCGGCACGCGTCCCCGAGACGGGCGAGGAGCAAGCGTGTGCCCGTCCGTTTGGTGTCCGTGCGAACATGGGGCGGACCGGACGCAAAAAGGACATAAAATGTGAATGCGGCCGCGCGTTGGACCGAGCCATCCGTCCGTTTTGGTCCAAACGGACAAGCGCGGACAGGACATGATCACGCGTTGGAGTGGCCTAGGAACGTTGCTACACACACTGACAAAAAAATCTGAAGGTTTCGCGCACGACGCAGCGTATCCAGCCGTGTGTGCGTCCAGCAAAACTTTTTTTTTTAGGGGAGTGCGTCCAGCAAAACTAGAAGCAATAATACTACACCTACGAAAACTGTTACTTCCAACCAACTAATCTCTCCCCCCTGATTTCATACATTATAATTGgcatggcatggcatggattcCTTGCCTTGACTTGGCGGTGCGTTGTGTTGGGGGGGAATAAATTCCTTGCCGTGACTTCATTCATGGCAGCGACAAAGTCAGACAAAGGTGGGGTGGGGGCATCCACCATGTGCCGGAGCGCGCAGCTCCAGCTAGCGCATGAGCATGTGTGACAGAGCAGACTAATCTAATCTTATCTAATCTTATCACACACACCCATCAGGAACGAACAGATCACTCTAATCTTCTCCAATTCAAGATAACCCTAATCTAATCTAATCTAATCTGGATGTAAACGAATGGAACATCCGGTTCAAGAAAAAAGAAATCCGCATCAATCAATCAATTATACTGTACTTATAATCCAATCCAAACAAATAGTAAATTACTACTCCGGAGTACAGTACAGTACAATTCAATTCATGTTTCTCATCtgacaaaaaaaaagaaattggaatggatgggaggaagaagaagaagaagaagaagaagaagaagagcatcTCACATCACATCCACAGGAGGATGAGAGCGGCGAGGAGAGACAGAGCGGATCCGGCGGCCCGGTGCACGGCCATGGAGGCAGCCGAGGAGTCGTCGTCGTCGGGGCCGGGCGAGAGCGAGGGGAGCGCCTCGGACGGGGACGGGGCAGCGGCAGGCGGCAGCGCAGAGAGCGCCTTGAGCGCGGCCTCGTCGTCCGCCGACGGCTTGAGCAGCTTCCCATCGGCGCCAGGCACGTCCACCGACAGCTTCTGGCCCTTGCGGCAGCGGCCCGGGGCGGCGCTGGTGAAGTAGGCCCGCCCGGGCTTGGTGAGGTTGAAGACGGAGTTGCCGTCCTCCAGCTTGAGCAGCGGGTCGGAGACGTCGCAGGCGGCGAAGGCCTTGGCGGTGACCTGGACGGCGCTGTCCTGGCTGGGCGGgtagaggaagaagagggcgtcGCCGAGCTTGACGGGGACGGACTTGGACCACCGCACGTACACGTCCGGCTTGGTGGACGGCGGCAAACCCCACGCGTCCAGCCCGCCCACCTTGTAAGTCGCCGCCGCCAAGCAGCCGGACAAGGATGACATGGAGACGCACAGCAACAGCGCCGGCAGAGCCGCTAGAGTCGTCGTCGTCGGCGTGCCCATCGTCAGTCAGAAAGTTCCTCTGCTTGCTTCTCACACTCTGCCAAAGCTCCTCTGCTTTTTTTATCGGATGCTCGTGGAGTTaattgcacagaagtaccacAATTGGGGCATCACATGCAGATTGATACCATGATTGCTAATTTTTGCACGTCAGTATCATGATTGCTCCAGGTTTTTTTAAATAAGGCTAAAACGCGTATTTATACGTATTGACGCTTGATCCGACAGCTCGGGCCCACCCGTCAGGTGCCACACTGGCCAATCGGCGCGTGCCCGCGCGCTGACTAGGACGAGCcggtgcgctgctgctctccAACTCGGTCCGGTCGCACCAGCTCGCCCCCGCCGCACCattcccctcccctcctcctctcctcacTCGCTCGAACCCTAGTCTATGGCGTCGGCGACTCCAGCAGGCGGCGGCGAGAGCGTCCACGGCGGCGGTGAGATGCCGTTCTGGCCTCCTAGCGGAACGGCTGGCGTCGACGGTGATGGCGGCGACGACTCCAGCTCCGCGTACTCgaccgacgacgaggaggagtcgATGTTA
This genomic window from Aegilops tauschii subsp. strangulata cultivar AL8/78 chromosome 4, Aet v6.0, whole genome shotgun sequence contains:
- the LOC109765393 gene encoding early nodulin-like protein 8 is translated as MGTPTTTTLAALPALLLCVSMSSLSGCLAAATYKVGGLDAWGLPPSTKPDVYVRWSKSVPVKLGDALFFLYPPSQDSAVQVTAKAFAACDVSDPLLKLEDGNSVFNLTKPGRAYFTSAAPGRCRKGQKLSVDVPGADGKLLKPSADDEAALKALSALPPAAAPSPSEALPSLSPGPDDDDSSAASMAVHRAAGSALSLLAALILLWM